GGTGGCGTCGAACTTGGACGGGTTGGTGTCCTTGGCGAGGGTTACTGCCTCGAACGGCGCGTAGAACTTCTCCGCGTCGATCTTGGCGGCTGCCGCCTCATATGCTTTGCTGCGCTTTGCCATGCTGCTATTTCTCCTTGTGCAGTTGTGGTCTGCGGACCGCGCTGGGCCCTGCCACAGTCGGTGAACGGGCTCGCTATACGTGCCCGGTTCCCAACATTTCAATTTCGGTGGTGCCGGTTCCCCGGCGGTGCCGCCCGTCGTCGTCAACTGCCCGAACCAGGGTGGCGGAAGGGACTAGCCCTCGACGGTGATACCCATGGAGCGGGCGGTACCGGCGATGATCTTCGCTGCGCCTTCGAGGCTCGTGGCGTTGAGGTCTTCCATCTTGGTGGTGGCGATCTCGTTGACCTGGGCCTGAGTCAGCTTTGCAACCTTGACGGTGTGCGGGGTGGGTGAACCCTTGGCAACGCCTGCAGCCTTCTTGATGAGCTCTGCAGCCGGCGGGGTCTTGGTGATGAACGTGAAGGAACGGTCTTCGTAGACCGTGATTTCCACGGGGATAACGTTTCCGCGCTGGGCTTCTGTGGCAGCGTTGTACGCCTTGCAGAATTCCATGATGTTGACACCGTGCTGGCCAAGTGCAGGACCGATCGGCGGAGCCGGGTTAGCGGCGCCTGCCTGGATCTGCAGCTTGATGAGGCCGGTGACCTTCTTCTTGGGAGCCAATGTAAGGTCCTTCTCTCAATATCTTCCTGGGACACAGGAGCGTGCCTCAGGTTGGTGGCCGCCATGGCGAGGCGGCCGGCCGTTCCGGGGCTGCTAAGCGGGCAGTCCGGAACGAATTCTGTGCGGGTGTGCTAGATCTTGCTGACCTGGTTGAACGCCAGGGTGACCGGGGTCTCACGCTCGAAGATGGAGACAAGGACCACCAGGGTCTGGGATTCAACCTTGATCTCGGAGATCGTGGCGGGGAGGGTCTCGAACGGACCTTCCTTGACGATAACGGACTCGCCGACCTCGAAGTCGACGTCCACCGGGGTCTGCGACTGCTTGTTGACCGGCTTGCCCTTTTCGGCCTGCTCTTCTTCGAAGACGGGCGCGAGCATGGAGAAGACTTCGTCAAGGCGCAGCGGCACCGGGTTGTGGGCGTTGCCCACGAAGCCGGTGACACCGGGAGTGTGGCGGACGGCGCCCCAGGAGGCATCCGTCAGATCCATGCGCACCAGGACGTAGCCGGGGATGCGGACGCGGTTGATGATCTTCCGCTGGGCGTTCTTGATCTCAACGACTTCTTCCATCGGCACCTGGATTTCGAAGATGTAATCTTCCATGTCCAGGGTCTGGATGCGGGTCTCAAGGTTGGCCTTGACGCGGTTTTCGTAACCGGCGTAGGAGTGAATGACGTACCAGTCACCCTCCTGGCGGCGCAGCTTGGCTTTGAATTCGTCGGCGGGGTCGACCTCGGCCTTGGCGGCAGCGGCTGCCAGGGCGTCTGCCTCAGCGTCGTCACCTTCGGCCTCTGCATCGGAACCCTCTTCAGCGGCGTCCGCTACCTCAGTGTCGGCGTCGGAATCGGCGTCGGCAGATTCGGGCGCAGCGGACTCGACCTCGGACTCTTCACCGGCTTCGACCGTGGGGGCCGCCGTGTTGTCCGTGGACTCTTCCAGCTCAGTCTCGGTTACCTCGAGCTCC
The window above is part of the Pseudarthrobacter sp. IC2-21 genome. Proteins encoded here:
- the nusG gene encoding transcription termination/antitermination protein NusG produces the protein MSEQELEVTETELEESTDNTAAPTVEAGEESEVESAAPESADADSDADTEVADAAEEGSDAEAEGDDAEADALAAAAAKAEVDPADEFKAKLRRQEGDWYVIHSYAGYENRVKANLETRIQTLDMEDYIFEIQVPMEEVVEIKNAQRKIINRVRIPGYVLVRMDLTDASWGAVRHTPGVTGFVGNAHNPVPLRLDEVFSMLAPVFEEEQAEKGKPVNKQSQTPVDVDFEVGESVIVKEGPFETLPATISEIKVESQTLVVLVSIFERETPVTLAFNQVSKI
- the rplK gene encoding 50S ribosomal protein L11; amino-acid sequence: MAPKKKVTGLIKLQIQAGAANPAPPIGPALGQHGVNIMEFCKAYNAATEAQRGNVIPVEITVYEDRSFTFITKTPPAAELIKKAAGVAKGSPTPHTVKVAKLTQAQVNEIATTKMEDLNATSLEGAAKIIAGTARSMGITVEG